Proteins from a single region of Macrotis lagotis isolate mMagLag1 chromosome 2, bilby.v1.9.chrom.fasta, whole genome shotgun sequence:
- the LOC141514977 gene encoding lymphocyte transmembrane adapter 1-like isoform X1 has product MERSNPPNSRNKEKIVEYTAVPQTVDSPSGPIQTEEKELGLIVGSPRFKVQHNILFSVIVGLLAIFFVTALLFALWFWNKWKKRQVYFRVTVVPLVTLSQSRERAKNIYGFLPRSQTRSGQHHSRSIRIFSTESLIPRNLDNSNSEHMFSPTTVHVLQSCRDSVPSMGYEVGIYDNTAISQVCGNFIPAVDYVNIGASIERISTSLEDSHDYVNVPNTDKVSRNSGATYSLSENLQDSQVSEESKSSIERNSNSKVAEDSTNIWVLDLEDSDYHGDSESSSQSSIDYVNVAAADNEKDQDRQHWMTFQDCWAYGNVLWTKPNREKLHEVEELASTNIGGILGWTPSLPFDDQCKESKVNSLDFWDYENIEPLVQDRHSQETSREMNSEESDDYINVPSVIEEGKFNIEHETEDRALTTKQKSTNQDGNVSMLFHTLTSVTT; this is encoded by the exons ACCCATCCAAACTGAGGAGAAGGAGCTTGGATTAATTGTGGGTTCTCCTAGATTTAAAGTCCAACACAATATCCTGTTTTCTGTGATTGTGGGGTTGCTTGCCATCTTCTTTGTGACTGCTCTCCTCTTCGCTCTGTGGTTctggaataaatggaaaaaac GACAGGTATACTTCCGGGTCACCGTTGTTCCCTTGGTGACACTATCTCAATCCAGAGAACGAGCCAAAAACATCTATGGTTTTCTTCCACGAAGCCAAACAAGGTCTG GTCAGCATCACTCAAGAAGCATTCGTATTTTCAGTACTGAGAGTCTCATTCCCAGAAATTTGGACAATTCAAACTCGGAGCATATG TTCTCACCAACAACAGTACATGTCCTCCAGTCATGCAGAGACAGTGTCCCTTCCATGGGATATGAGGTTGGCATCTATGATAACACTGCTATATCCCAAGTCTGTGGGAACTTCATCCCTGCAGTTGACTATGTCAATATTGGAGCATCCATAGAAAGAATAAGTACCTCTTTGGAGGATTCACATGATTATGTCAATGTGCCCAATACTGACAAGGTCTCCAGGAATTCAGGTGCAACGTATTCTTTATCTGAGAATCTCCAGGACTCTCAGGTATCTGAGGAGAGTAAATCCAGTATAGAAAGAAACAGTAACTCTAAAGTTGCTGAAGACTCTACCAATATTTGGGTTCTAGATCTTGAGGACAGCGATTATCATGGAGATTCAGAGAGTTCTTCTCAGTCCTCCATTGATTATGTAAATGTAGCAGCAGCAGATAATGAGAAGGATCAAGATAGACAACACTGGATGACCTTTCAAGACTGCTGGGCTTATGGTAATGTTTTATGGACCAAGCCTAATAGGGAAAAGCTACATGAAGTAGAAGAGTTGGCATCAACAAATATAGGAGGCATTCTGGGTTGGACTCCCAGTCTCCCTTTTGATGACCAATGTAAAGAGTCAAAAGTGAATTCACTTGACTTCTGGGATTATGAGAATATTGAGCCATTAGTACAGGACAGACACAGCCAAGAGACATCCAGAGAAATGAATAGTGAGGAATCTGATGACTATATAAATGTACCATCTGTGATTGAAGAGGGGAAGTTCAACATTGAGCATGAGACTGAAGACAGGGCACTGACAACAAAGCAGAAGTCCACTAACCAAGATGGAAATGTTTCTATGTTGTTTCACACTTTAACTTCTGTAACCACATAG
- the LOC141514977 gene encoding lymphocyte transmembrane adapter 1-like isoform X2: MERSNPPNSRNKEKIVEYTAVPQTVDSPSGFKVQHNILFSVIVGLLAIFFVTALLFALWFWNKWKKRQVYFRVTVVPLVTLSQSRERAKNIYGFLPRSQTRSGQHHSRSIRIFSTESLIPRNLDNSNSEHMFSPTTVHVLQSCRDSVPSMGYEVGIYDNTAISQVCGNFIPAVDYVNIGASIERISTSLEDSHDYVNVPNTDKVSRNSGATYSLSENLQDSQVSEESKSSIERNSNSKVAEDSTNIWVLDLEDSDYHGDSESSSQSSIDYVNVAAADNEKDQDRQHWMTFQDCWAYGNVLWTKPNREKLHEVEELASTNIGGILGWTPSLPFDDQCKESKVNSLDFWDYENIEPLVQDRHSQETSREMNSEESDDYINVPSVIEEGKFNIEHETEDRALTTKQKSTNQDGNVSMLFHTLTSVTT, encoded by the exons ATTTAAAGTCCAACACAATATCCTGTTTTCTGTGATTGTGGGGTTGCTTGCCATCTTCTTTGTGACTGCTCTCCTCTTCGCTCTGTGGTTctggaataaatggaaaaaac GACAGGTATACTTCCGGGTCACCGTTGTTCCCTTGGTGACACTATCTCAATCCAGAGAACGAGCCAAAAACATCTATGGTTTTCTTCCACGAAGCCAAACAAGGTCTG GTCAGCATCACTCAAGAAGCATTCGTATTTTCAGTACTGAGAGTCTCATTCCCAGAAATTTGGACAATTCAAACTCGGAGCATATG TTCTCACCAACAACAGTACATGTCCTCCAGTCATGCAGAGACAGTGTCCCTTCCATGGGATATGAGGTTGGCATCTATGATAACACTGCTATATCCCAAGTCTGTGGGAACTTCATCCCTGCAGTTGACTATGTCAATATTGGAGCATCCATAGAAAGAATAAGTACCTCTTTGGAGGATTCACATGATTATGTCAATGTGCCCAATACTGACAAGGTCTCCAGGAATTCAGGTGCAACGTATTCTTTATCTGAGAATCTCCAGGACTCTCAGGTATCTGAGGAGAGTAAATCCAGTATAGAAAGAAACAGTAACTCTAAAGTTGCTGAAGACTCTACCAATATTTGGGTTCTAGATCTTGAGGACAGCGATTATCATGGAGATTCAGAGAGTTCTTCTCAGTCCTCCATTGATTATGTAAATGTAGCAGCAGCAGATAATGAGAAGGATCAAGATAGACAACACTGGATGACCTTTCAAGACTGCTGGGCTTATGGTAATGTTTTATGGACCAAGCCTAATAGGGAAAAGCTACATGAAGTAGAAGAGTTGGCATCAACAAATATAGGAGGCATTCTGGGTTGGACTCCCAGTCTCCCTTTTGATGACCAATGTAAAGAGTCAAAAGTGAATTCACTTGACTTCTGGGATTATGAGAATATTGAGCCATTAGTACAGGACAGACACAGCCAAGAGACATCCAGAGAAATGAATAGTGAGGAATCTGATGACTATATAAATGTACCATCTGTGATTGAAGAGGGGAAGTTCAACATTGAGCATGAGACTGAAGACAGGGCACTGACAACAAAGCAGAAGTCCACTAACCAAGATGGAAATGTTTCTATGTTGTTTCACACTTTAACTTCTGTAACCACATAG